The following coding sequences lie in one Pseudoalteromonas sp. Scap06 genomic window:
- the pstA gene encoding phosphate ABC transporter permease PstA produces MVKQWFRSGSPWIWMTGGAVSISLISVIGLLAMIAWKGLSFFWPSQVMQYELEGSIAKQTVIGEIYDRELVPKSRLAATGIDVSKFEKDEVERLLIKTGNREYVDLDFRWILETDIKQSSAPKALAVFERSKNGNFYGYVESVIKDGETVTADKVETLHDLVERAVDLNDEALDLQNGDIGHINYELERLRLQEKAYLLDNELTDERVAELAQARADLRTKYGELEKELFALRKQAKRDQVIVKDMRGEVVTIPLYQVLDVWFPNDMGFFAKLGHYFVQLGKFVSDDPREANTEGGVFPAIFGTVFMVMLMAVIVTPFGVVAAIYLHEYAAKNAITKMIRIAVINLAGVPSIVYGVFGLGFFVYMVGGSVDQLFYPESSPTPVFGTPGVMWSALTLAILTLPVVIVSTEEGLSRIPSTVRDGSLALGATKVETLWRIIIPMASPAIMTGLILAVARAAGEVAPLMLVGVVKMAPTLPLDGNFPYIHLDRKFMHLGFHIYDVGFQSPNVEAARPLVYATAFLLVSVIITLNITAIGIRNHLREKFRSLEH; encoded by the coding sequence ATGGTAAAGCAGTGGTTTAGGTCTGGTTCTCCTTGGATTTGGATGACCGGTGGTGCTGTCAGCATCAGTTTAATTTCAGTAATTGGTTTACTCGCCATGATTGCATGGAAGGGACTAAGCTTTTTTTGGCCATCTCAAGTTATGCAGTATGAGCTTGAAGGTTCAATTGCTAAGCAAACCGTTATTGGTGAAATTTATGACCGTGAATTAGTACCTAAGTCGCGCTTAGCGGCAACGGGTATTGATGTTTCTAAATTTGAAAAAGACGAGGTTGAGCGTTTACTGATTAAAACAGGTAACCGTGAGTATGTTGATTTAGATTTTCGCTGGATACTCGAAACCGATATTAAACAAAGTTCAGCGCCCAAAGCGCTCGCGGTGTTTGAGCGTAGTAAAAACGGTAACTTTTATGGGTATGTAGAGAGCGTCATTAAAGATGGCGAAACGGTAACAGCTGATAAAGTTGAAACCTTACATGACCTTGTAGAGCGTGCGGTTGACTTAAACGACGAAGCGCTTGATTTGCAAAATGGCGACATAGGGCATATTAACTATGAGCTAGAGCGTTTACGTTTACAGGAAAAAGCCTATTTGCTTGATAATGAGCTAACCGACGAGCGTGTTGCTGAACTTGCTCAAGCGCGTGCTGATTTACGTACGAAATATGGCGAATTAGAAAAAGAGCTATTTGCACTGCGTAAACAAGCTAAACGTGACCAAGTAATCGTAAAAGATATGCGTGGTGAGGTTGTTACAATCCCGCTATATCAAGTGTTGGACGTATGGTTTCCAAACGACATGGGCTTTTTTGCTAAACTAGGTCATTACTTTGTGCAGTTAGGTAAGTTTGTTTCAGATGACCCACGTGAAGCCAATACCGAAGGTGGCGTATTTCCTGCTATTTTTGGTACGGTATTTATGGTGATGTTAATGGCTGTGATTGTAACGCCATTTGGCGTGGTTGCTGCTATTTACTTACATGAGTATGCGGCTAAAAACGCAATTACTAAAATGATCCGTATTGCGGTTATTAACTTGGCGGGTGTTCCGTCTATTGTATACGGCGTATTTGGCTTAGGTTTCTTTGTTTATATGGTTGGTGGTAGTGTTGACCAATTATTTTATCCTGAGTCATCGCCTACCCCTGTATTTGGTACTCCTGGCGTGATGTGGTCGGCACTTACCTTGGCTATATTAACGTTGCCTGTGGTAATAGTGTCAACCGAAGAAGGTTTATCTCGTATTCCTAGTACAGTACGCGATGGTTCATTAGCACTGGGTGCGACTAAGGTAGAAACGCTATGGCGAATCATTATTCCTATGGCCAGCCCTGCAATTATGACGGGATTAATTTTAGCGGTTGCTCGTGCTGCGGGTGAAGTTGCACCGCTTATGCTGGTGGGTGTGGTAAAAATGGCGCCAACGTTACCGCTTGATGGTAACTTCCCATATATACATTTAGACAGAAAGTTCATGCACTTAGGTTTTCATATTTACGATGTTGGCTTTCAAAGTCCGAACGTTGAAGCGGCGCGTCCGCTGGTATATGCAACGGCCTTTTTGTTAGTGTCGGTTATTATTACCCTTAACATCACAGCCATTGGTATACGTAACCATTTACGTGAAAAATTCAGATCGCTTGAGCATTAA
- a CDS encoding TIGR00153 family protein translates to MPTNFLGVFAKSPIKPIEEHIRKAHQASESLIPFFNHVFKEEWQQAEELRLTIRNLEREADEMKRTIRLQLPGGLFMPVERTDLLELVTQQDKIANKAKDIAGRVIGREMIIPKEIQEDFLAYVTRCVDATKQASKAINELEELLETGFKGREVTLVEKMLVELDAIEQDTDEMQIRIRRQLRKVESELNPVDVMFLYKIIEWVGELADIAERVGSRLELMLAR, encoded by the coding sequence ATGCCAACAAATTTTTTAGGTGTTTTTGCTAAATCCCCTATAAAACCAATAGAAGAACACATCAGGAAGGCTCATCAAGCTAGCGAAAGTTTGATACCTTTTTTTAATCATGTTTTTAAAGAAGAGTGGCAACAAGCAGAAGAGCTACGTTTAACCATTCGTAATTTAGAACGTGAAGCTGATGAAATGAAAAGAACTATACGTTTACAACTACCTGGCGGGCTATTTATGCCAGTAGAGCGTACAGATCTGCTCGAATTAGTAACCCAACAAGACAAAATTGCTAACAAAGCAAAAGATATTGCTGGGCGTGTAATTGGTCGTGAAATGATCATACCAAAAGAGATCCAAGAAGACTTTTTGGCATATGTCACTCGTTGTGTCGATGCAACTAAACAAGCATCTAAAGCGATCAATGAATTAGAAGAATTGTTAGAAACGGGCTTTAAAGGCAGGGAAGTAACTCTGGTTGAAAAAATGCTCGTAGAATTGGATGCCATAGAACAAGACACGGATGAAATGCAAATTAGAATACGCCGCCAGCTACGTAAAGTAGAAAGTGAGCTAAATCCAGTTGATGTGATGTTTTTATACAAAATCATTGAATGGGTCGGTGAGCTTGCAGATATTGCAGAGCGCGTAGGATCACGTCTTGAGCTGATGTTAGCTCGTTAA
- the pstB gene encoding phosphate ABC transporter ATP-binding protein PstB, giving the protein MITVAPKVNQAKPSLKLDLNNLTDEQKALEIKDLDLYYGDKQALSKVNMNIPKGQVTAFIGPSGCGKSTLLRCINRMNDLVDICRIEGEIMLHGQNIYDKSVDVAALRRNVGMVFQRPNPFPKSIYENVVYGLRLQGIKEKRKLDEVVEQSLRGAALWDEVKDRLHDSAFGLSGGQQQRLVIARSIAIEPEVLLLDEPTSALDPISTLVIEELINDLKNKFTVVIVTHNMQQAARVSDQTAFMYMGELIEYSDTNTLFTTPTKKKTEDYITGRYG; this is encoded by the coding sequence ATGATTACAGTCGCTCCAAAAGTAAACCAAGCAAAGCCAAGCTTGAAGTTAGATTTAAATAATTTAACAGACGAACAAAAAGCGCTAGAAATTAAAGATCTCGACCTTTACTACGGTGATAAACAAGCACTGAGTAAAGTAAATATGAATATTCCTAAAGGCCAAGTAACAGCATTTATCGGCCCGTCAGGTTGTGGTAAATCAACCTTATTACGTTGTATTAACCGCATGAACGACTTGGTTGATATTTGTCGTATTGAAGGCGAAATCATGCTGCATGGACAGAATATTTACGATAAAAGCGTTGATGTTGCAGCCCTTCGTCGTAATGTCGGCATGGTGTTTCAGCGTCCAAACCCATTTCCAAAATCAATTTATGAGAATGTGGTTTACGGCCTTCGCCTGCAAGGCATTAAAGAAAAGCGTAAGCTAGATGAAGTGGTAGAGCAATCGCTACGTGGTGCGGCTCTTTGGGATGAAGTAAAAGACCGACTGCACGATAGCGCATTTGGTTTATCGGGTGGTCAGCAGCAACGTTTAGTTATAGCCCGCTCTATTGCGATAGAGCCTGAGGTATTACTACTTGATGAACCAACATCAGCACTCGACCCGATTTCAACCTTAGTAATCGAAGAGCTAATTAATGATTTAAAGAATAAGTTTACCGTGGTTATTGTTACTCACAACATGCAACAAGCGGCTCGTGTTTCTGATCAAACAGCGTTTATGTATATGGGTGAGCTGATTGAGTATTCAGATACTAATACTTTATTTACGACGCCTACGAAGAAAAAAACAGAAGATTATATTACTGGTCGTTACGGCTAG
- the phoU gene encoding phosphate signaling complex protein PhoU — protein MEHNINKHISGRFNQELEDVRNHVLSMGGLVEQQLNSALDAVSQNDAVLAQKVRENDYKVNAMEVSIDEDCTRIIAKRQPAASDLRLVIAIAKTIADLERIGDEAKRIAKVALDSFTKDQQDLLVNIENMGRQVSKMLHDVLDAFARMDVQRAFEVHKEDAKVDREYEAITRQIMTYMMEDPRSIPKIMDLVWSVRSLERIGDRCQNIAEYVIYFVNGKDIRHTSQEDIEKSL, from the coding sequence ATGGAACACAACATTAATAAACATATTTCTGGTCGTTTTAATCAAGAGCTAGAAGATGTTCGTAACCATGTACTAAGTATGGGTGGATTAGTTGAGCAACAACTTAATAGTGCGCTTGATGCAGTAAGCCAAAACGATGCTGTATTAGCACAAAAAGTACGTGAAAACGACTATAAAGTTAATGCAATGGAAGTCAGTATTGATGAAGATTGCACCCGTATTATTGCAAAGCGCCAACCTGCAGCCAGTGATTTGCGTTTAGTAATTGCAATAGCAAAAACCATTGCTGATTTAGAAAGAATTGGCGATGAAGCTAAGCGAATTGCTAAAGTTGCACTAGACTCATTTACTAAGGATCAACAAGATTTATTAGTAAACATTGAAAATATGGGTCGCCAAGTATCTAAAATGTTGCATGACGTTTTAGATGCATTTGCACGTATGGATGTGCAACGCGCATTTGAAGTGCATAAAGAGGATGCTAAAGTAGATAGAGAGTATGAAGCAATTACTCGTCAAATAATGACCTACATGATGGAAGATCCGCGCTCAATTCCAAAAATTATGGATTTAGTATGGTCTGTTCGCTCATTAGAGCGTATCGGCGATCGTTGTCAAAACATCGCTGAATATGTCATTTATTTTGTAAACGGCAAAGATATTCGTCATACATCTCAAGAAGATATTGAAAAATCACTGTAG